In Kwoniella pini CBS 10737 chromosome 4, complete sequence, one DNA window encodes the following:
- a CDS encoding 60S ribosomal protein uL24 has translation MSSPLSKELRKEHTARSIPIRKDDEVLIVRGKYKGREGKVTQVYRKKWVIHVDRVHIEKSNAATVPVGISPSNVVITSLKLDADRKAILSRKGGKSQEKGDVEMKSE, from the exons atgtcttctcctctttccAAGGAATTGAGAAAGGAACACACC GCCCGATCAATCCCTATCagaaaagatgatgaagttttGATTGTTCGAGGTAAATACAAGGGTAGAGAAGGAAAAGTTACCCAA GTTTACAGAAAGAAATGGGTTATTCACGTTGACAGAGTACacattgaaaaatcaaatgcCGCAACTGTACCAGTTggaatttcaccttcaaacGTAGTTATCACTTCTCTTAAACTTGATGCTGATAGAAAAGCTATCCTTTCACGAAAAGGTGGTAAATCTCAAGAAAAGGGTGACgttgaaatgaaatcagAGTAA